A DNA window from Enterobacter asburiae contains the following coding sequences:
- a CDS encoding TfoX/Sxy family DNA transformation protein has translation MKKISYERIYKSQEYLSPLGEIHHRALFGGYTLAVDDAVFAMVSDGELYLRACEESAKYCVKNASSFLTLMKRGRPVLLNYYRVDDGLWQDRERLLQLSSFALSAARKERYQRHQRNRLKDLPNLTFQLEVLLFEAGITNEETLRALGARASWLKMRAKNKALGIKVLFALEGAIEGLHEAALPAGIRRELTEWFNALPEPQENHSSR, from the coding sequence ATGAAAAAGATATCTTATGAACGGATTTATAAATCCCAGGAATACCTCTCCCCGTTGGGCGAGATTCATCATCGCGCACTGTTTGGAGGCTATACCCTGGCGGTGGATGATGCGGTTTTTGCCATGGTGTCAGACGGAGAGCTTTATCTCCGCGCCTGTGAGGAGAGTGCGAAATACTGTGTAAAAAATGCCTCCTCTTTTTTGACGTTGATGAAGCGAGGCCGCCCGGTGCTGCTCAACTATTATCGTGTGGATGACGGATTATGGCAGGACAGGGAACGGCTGCTTCAGCTCTCCTCGTTTGCGCTCAGTGCGGCAAGAAAAGAGCGCTATCAGCGCCATCAACGAAACCGACTCAAGGATCTGCCAAACCTGACCTTTCAGCTTGAAGTCTTGCTCTTTGAAGCTGGCATTACCAATGAGGAAACGCTGCGGGCGCTGGGTGCCAGAGCGAGCTGGCTGAAGATGCGGGCAAAAAACAAAGCGCTCGGTATTAAGGTTCTCTTCGCACTGGAAGGGGCTATCGAGGGGCTGCATGAGGCGGCACTCCCGGCAGGCATTCGCCGGGAGCTGACGGAGTGGTTTAATGCGCTGCCTGAGCCACAGGAGAATCACTCCTCCAGGTAG
- the yccS gene encoding YccS family putative transporter gives MLSPLLRRYTWNSTWLYNVRIFIALCGTVALPWWLNDVKLTIPLTLGVVAGALADLDDRLAGRLRNLVITLVCFFIASASVELLFPWPWLFALGLTLSTSGFILLGGLGQRYATIAFGALLIAIYTMLGVSLYDQWYQQPVLLLLGAIWYNLLTLTGHLIFPVRPLQDNLARSFEQLAHYLELKSRLFDPDIEEESQAPLYDLALANGQLVATLNQTKASLLTRLRGDRGQRGTRRTLHYYFAAQDIHERASSSHVQYAALREKFRYSDVMFRFQRLLSMQSQACQQLSRSILLRTPYQHDPRFERVFSHLDAALDRVQASGTSPEHIKALGFLLNNLRAIDAQLATIESEQAMALPGSEVENQLADDSLHSVSDMWLRLSRNFTPESALFRHAVRMSLVLCVGYAFIQITGLHHGYWILLTSLFVCQPNYNATRHRLALRIIGTLVGVAIGLPVLYFVPSVEGQLILIVITGVLFFAFRNVQYAHATMFITLLVLLCFNLLGEGFEVALPRVIDTLIGCAIAWAAVSFIWPDWRFRNLPRVVDRAMNANCRYLDAILEQYHQGRDNRLAYRIARRDAHNSDAELASVVSNMSTEPRATAEIRETAFRLLCLNHTFTSYISTLGAHREKLTNPGILNLLDDAVCYVDDALHHRPADEPRVQQALDELAQRIAHLDPENDSKAPLVLQQIGLLIALLPEICRLQQQIATWRSDSPVAQAAH, from the coding sequence ATGCTAAGCCCATTGCTTCGCCGTTATACCTGGAACAGCACCTGGCTATACAACGTCAGGATATTTATCGCCCTTTGCGGCACGGTTGCACTGCCCTGGTGGCTGAATGATGTCAAGCTCACCATTCCGCTTACGCTGGGAGTGGTGGCCGGGGCGCTGGCGGACCTGGACGATCGTCTGGCCGGACGTTTACGTAACCTGGTCATTACACTCGTCTGCTTTTTCATTGCGTCAGCGTCCGTTGAGCTGCTTTTCCCGTGGCCCTGGCTGTTTGCCTTGGGCCTTACGCTCTCAACCAGCGGGTTTATTTTGCTGGGCGGCCTCGGGCAGCGCTATGCCACCATCGCGTTTGGTGCATTGCTGATCGCTATCTACACCATGCTGGGCGTTTCCCTCTATGACCAATGGTACCAGCAGCCGGTTCTCCTGCTGCTGGGCGCCATCTGGTATAACCTGCTGACGCTAACCGGTCATCTGATCTTCCCGGTTCGCCCGCTGCAGGATAACCTTGCCCGCAGCTTTGAGCAGTTAGCCCACTATCTGGAACTGAAATCCCGGCTGTTCGACCCGGATATCGAGGAAGAAAGCCAGGCTCCGCTCTACGATCTGGCGCTGGCAAACGGCCAGCTGGTCGCCACCCTTAACCAGACAAAAGCCTCTCTGCTTACCCGTCTTCGCGGCGATCGCGGTCAGCGCGGAACGCGAAGGACCTTACACTACTATTTTGCCGCCCAGGACATTCACGAACGCGCCAGCTCCTCGCACGTTCAATACGCGGCCCTGCGCGAGAAGTTCCGCTACAGCGACGTAATGTTCCGCTTCCAGCGCCTGCTGTCCATGCAGTCTCAGGCGTGTCAGCAGCTCTCGCGCTCTATTCTGCTGCGCACGCCCTATCAGCATGACCCCCGCTTTGAACGCGTATTCAGCCATCTTGATGCGGCGCTCGACCGCGTTCAGGCCAGCGGAACGTCACCGGAGCACATCAAAGCGCTGGGCTTTCTGCTGAACAACCTGCGGGCGATTGATGCTCAGCTGGCGACCATTGAGTCCGAACAGGCGATGGCGCTGCCGGGCAGTGAGGTGGAAAATCAGCTTGCTGATGACAGCTTGCACAGCGTTAGCGATATGTGGCTGCGTCTGAGCCGTAACTTTACGCCGGAGTCGGCACTCTTTCGCCACGCGGTGAGAATGTCGCTGGTGCTGTGCGTGGGGTATGCCTTTATCCAGATAACCGGGCTGCACCACGGCTACTGGATCCTGCTGACCAGCCTGTTCGTCTGCCAGCCGAACTATAACGCCACCCGACACCGTCTTGCGCTGCGTATTATCGGCACGCTGGTCGGCGTCGCGATCGGCCTTCCGGTACTCTATTTCGTGCCCTCCGTTGAAGGTCAACTGATTCTGATTGTGATCACCGGCGTGCTGTTCTTCGCGTTTCGCAACGTGCAGTACGCCCACGCCACCATGTTCATCACGCTGCTGGTGCTGCTCTGCTTTAACCTGCTGGGTGAAGGGTTTGAAGTTGCCCTGCCCCGCGTGATCGATACCCTGATTGGCTGTGCGATTGCCTGGGCTGCGGTCAGCTTTATCTGGCCGGACTGGCGTTTCCGCAATTTGCCGCGCGTGGTAGACAGGGCAATGAACGCCAACTGTCGATACCTTGACGCAATCCTGGAGCAGTACCACCAGGGGCGCGATAACCGCCTGGCTTACCGGATAGCCCGTCGCGACGCGCACAACAGTGATGCAGAACTGGCCTCCGTTGTCTCTAACATGTCAACGGAGCCTCGCGCCACGGCGGAGATTCGTGAGACTGCGTTCCGCCTGCTCTGTCTGAACCATACGTTCACCAGCTATATTTCGACGCTGGGTGCCCACCGTGAGAAACTCACCAACCCGGGCATTCTCAACCTGCTCGATGACGCCGTCTGCTACGTTGATGACGCACTTCATCACCGACCGGCCGATGAGCCGCGCGTTCAACAGGCGCTGGATGAACTGGCTCAACGCATTGCGCATCTTGACCCAGAAAACGACAGCAAAGCGCCGCTGGTGCTTCAGCAAATAGGCCTGCTTATCGCTCTGCTGCCTGAAATTTGCCGGCTGCAACAGCAAATCGCTACCTGGAGGAGTGATTCTCCTGTGGCTCAGGCAGCGCATTAA
- the sulA gene encoding SOS-induced cell division inhibitor SulA, which produces MHTSGYANRSTSLSSTAGNVAQNSVERVSTGLISEVVYREDQPLLTQLLLLPLLQQLGQQSRWQLWLTPQQKLSREWVQSAGLPLTKVMQINQLPPCDTVESMIRALRTGNYSVVIGWLPEELTEEEHFRLTEAAEEGNAIGFIMRPVRSDSYRRGQLSGLKIHSNLYH; this is translated from the coding sequence ATGCACACTTCAGGCTATGCAAATCGCTCAACCTCTCTCTCTTCTACCGCAGGCAATGTCGCGCAGAATTCCGTCGAGCGTGTTTCCACGGGGCTTATCAGTGAAGTGGTTTATCGTGAAGACCAGCCCCTGTTGACGCAACTTCTGTTGTTGCCGTTATTACAACAGCTTGGTCAGCAATCGCGCTGGCAGCTTTGGCTCACGCCTCAGCAAAAACTGAGCCGTGAGTGGGTTCAGTCCGCAGGCCTTCCGCTTACTAAGGTCATGCAAATTAATCAGCTCCCGCCGTGCGACACCGTTGAGTCGATGATCCGCGCGTTACGCACCGGAAATTACAGCGTGGTGATTGGATGGTTACCGGAAGAATTGACGGAAGAGGAACATTTCCGTCTGACTGAAGCAGCCGAAGAAGGGAATGCGATCGGGTTCATTATGCGTCCGGTTCGATCGGATTCTTACCGCAGAGGACAACTTTC